The following coding sequences are from one Psychrobacter sp. AH5 window:
- a CDS encoding polysaccharide deacetylase family protein has protein sequence MSRKEQLSKNHWYRNDDLPNVSGPNREIQGYGEHPPKIRWNNGAKVAINIVVNYEEGSEKTFAMGDGMNDGMHELPFEVDDQRDLAKESMYEYGSRAGIWRLFRIFDRYKVPATFFAAAVALERNPDVAKKMNERKDEIVGHGYRWIDHYEYSREEEKDLINLAMDSFQKTLGRQPIGWYCREMSVNTRELLVEDGRFTYDSDYYGDDLPFWTFVDGKSHLVIPYSLVSNDCRYIIGTGFGAPSDFVETASRMLDQLLEDGDDCGRMMSIGIHPRITGNPARAHGLAEFIRYAQSKEDVVFMHRDDIAKKFIEQVPRPASPEDCLNK, from the coding sequence ATGTCTAGAAAAGAGCAGCTTTCAAAAAATCATTGGTATCGTAACGACGATCTACCAAATGTGAGCGGACCCAATCGCGAAATACAAGGTTACGGAGAACACCCTCCAAAAATAAGATGGAATAACGGTGCGAAAGTCGCAATTAATATCGTTGTTAACTATGAAGAAGGGTCTGAGAAAACCTTTGCTATGGGCGATGGTATGAATGATGGCATGCATGAGTTACCGTTTGAAGTAGATGATCAGCGTGATCTTGCTAAAGAATCAATGTATGAATATGGATCTAGAGCAGGCATTTGGCGTCTATTTAGAATATTTGATCGTTATAAAGTTCCAGCAACCTTTTTTGCTGCAGCCGTAGCACTTGAACGCAATCCTGATGTTGCAAAAAAAATGAATGAGCGCAAAGACGAGATTGTTGGTCATGGTTATCGTTGGATTGATCATTATGAGTATTCACGTGAAGAAGAAAAAGATCTCATAAATTTAGCAATGGACTCTTTCCAAAAGACACTTGGACGACAGCCCATAGGATGGTATTGCCGTGAAATGTCAGTTAACACGCGTGAGCTTTTAGTCGAAGATGGACGTTTCACTTATGATTCAGATTACTATGGTGATGATCTACCATTCTGGACTTTTGTGGATGGAAAGTCACATTTAGTAATACCCTATTCCTTAGTCAGTAACGACTGTCGATATATCATAGGTACAGGCTTTGGAGCACCATCAGACTTTGTTGAAACAGCATCACGTATGTTGGACCAATTGTTAGAAGATGGCGACGACTGTGGTCGTATGATGTCTATTGGTATACATCCGCGCATTACTGGAAACCCAGCACGTGCACATGGTTTGGCTGAATTTATTCGCTATGCACAATCTAAAGAAGACGTAGTATTTATGCATAGAGATGATATTGCAAAAAAATTCATTGAGCAGGTTCCACGTCCTGCATCTCCAGAAGATTGCCTTAATAAGTAA
- a CDS encoding NAD(P)/FAD-dependent oxidoreductase, translated as MTIQKLDSELSVSQQVTNWLEGFDQALRVKDIDKAAEYFEEEGFWRDLISFTWNIKTLEGQDEIKDMLSHTLETTEPYNWKLDGEAVENDGVIEAWISFNTKVAKGYGHLRLRNGKAWTLLTTMVELKDFPEKRKRLRPKGAEHGADPNRLTWQEKREAEEKNLGYSEQPYCLIIGGGQGGIGLGARLRQLEVPTIVIDKQPRPGDTWRNRYKSLCLHDPVWYDHMPYLPFPENWPVFTPKDKVGDWLEMYTKIMELNYWGSTECISAEFDEELKQWNVEVDRAGERLTLHPQQLVLATGMSGLPNIPEITGMEDFSGEQHHSSQHPGGEAYRGKKCIVLGANNSAHDICAALWENGADVTMIQRSSTHIIKSDTLMEEVLGGLYSEEAVEKGITTYKADLTFGSIPFKIMPQFHEPVYRRVAELDADFYEKLTDAGFMLDFGEDHTGLFMKYLRRGSGYYIDVGASDLVAKGKIKLKSNVSIDHIKSNSVVLTDGSELEADLIVYATGYGSMNGWAAKIISQEVADKVGKCWGMGSDTAKDPGPWEGELRNMWRPTQQDALWFHGGNLHQSRHYSQYLSLQLKARMEGIETPVYGLQEVHHLE; from the coding sequence ATGACTATTCAAAAATTAGATAGCGAGCTATCTGTAAGTCAACAAGTAACTAATTGGCTGGAAGGTTTTGATCAAGCCTTGCGTGTAAAAGATATAGACAAAGCAGCAGAGTATTTTGAAGAAGAAGGATTTTGGCGTGATTTAATTTCATTCACTTGGAATATAAAAACGTTAGAAGGTCAAGATGAAATTAAAGACATGCTTTCACATACTTTAGAAACGACTGAACCGTATAACTGGAAGCTTGATGGAGAAGCGGTAGAAAATGATGGCGTTATAGAAGCTTGGATAAGCTTTAACACTAAGGTGGCGAAAGGCTATGGACATTTGCGTCTGCGTAACGGCAAAGCTTGGACCTTATTAACGACTATGGTTGAGCTCAAAGACTTCCCTGAAAAGCGTAAAAGATTACGCCCAAAAGGTGCTGAACACGGTGCTGACCCCAATCGTTTAACGTGGCAGGAAAAACGTGAAGCTGAAGAGAAGAACCTTGGTTATAGCGAGCAACCTTATTGCTTAATCATTGGTGGTGGACAGGGTGGTATAGGTTTAGGAGCTCGCTTGAGACAACTCGAAGTTCCAACAATTGTTATTGATAAGCAGCCTAGACCAGGTGATACGTGGCGTAATCGTTATAAGTCATTATGTTTGCATGATCCTGTCTGGTACGACCACATGCCTTATCTTCCTTTTCCTGAGAACTGGCCAGTATTTACTCCAAAAGATAAAGTTGGTGATTGGCTGGAAATGTACACTAAGATTATGGAGTTGAACTATTGGGGGTCAACTGAGTGTATTAGCGCTGAATTTGATGAAGAACTAAAGCAGTGGAATGTAGAGGTTGATAGAGCGGGTGAGCGTTTAACATTACACCCTCAGCAATTGGTTTTAGCTACTGGTATGTCAGGACTACCAAATATTCCAGAAATTACTGGCATGGAAGATTTTTCTGGAGAGCAACATCACTCAAGCCAACACCCAGGTGGTGAGGCTTATAGAGGAAAGAAATGTATTGTACTAGGTGCCAATAACTCAGCGCATGATATTTGTGCCGCCCTTTGGGAAAATGGCGCAGACGTAACTATGATACAACGCTCCTCAACGCATATTATTAAATCAGACACATTAATGGAAGAAGTATTAGGTGGCTTATATTCTGAAGAAGCGGTTGAAAAAGGAATAACTACATATAAGGCAGACCTCACTTTTGGCTCAATACCTTTTAAAATCATGCCACAATTTCATGAGCCCGTTTACCGTAGAGTGGCGGAACTAGATGCTGACTTTTATGAAAAGCTAACCGATGCAGGCTTTATGCTTGACTTTGGTGAAGATCATACTGGTCTATTTATGAAATATTTACGTCGAGGTTCTGGTTATTATATTGATGTAGGTGCTTCTGATCTTGTAGCGAAAGGTAAAATAAAACTTAAATCCAATGTAAGTATCGATCATATCAAATCTAATTCAGTAGTCTTAACTGACGGGTCGGAGTTAGAAGCCGATTTAATTGTATATGCGACCGGATATGGTTCCATGAATGGCTGGGCTGCAAAAATTATTTCACAAGAGGTAGCCGATAAAGTTGGTAAATGTTGGGGAATGGGCTCAGATACCGCTAAAGACCCAGGTCCTTGGGAAGGCGAGCTAAGAAATATGTGGAGACCAACGCAACAAGATGCGTTATGGTTCCATGGTGGAAACCTTCATCAGTCGCGACATTACTCTCAATACTTATCATTGCAACTTAAAGCCAGAATGGAAGGGATAGAAACGCCAGTTTATGGTTTACAGGAGGTTCACCACTTAGAGTGA
- a CDS encoding AlpA family transcriptional regulator codes for MDNLNAAQPVIEQCNHIPQLLSVKKVIEYTGISRSTIYAMGDVDSDQYDPTFPKKLQLTQVRVAWVASEIAEWINTKIAERSA; via the coding sequence ATGGATAATTTAAACGCAGCACAGCCAGTAATCGAGCAATGCAATCATATACCGCAGCTACTTAGTGTCAAAAAAGTCATAGAATATACAGGTATCAGCCGCTCAACTATCTATGCAATGGGCGACGTAGATTCTGATCAATATGATCCAACATTCCCTAAAAAGCTCCAACTGACACAAGTGAGAGTAGCTTGGGTGGCAAGTGAGATTGCGGAGTGGATTAATACTAAGATTGCTGAGCGTTCAGCTTAG
- a CDS encoding hydrolase or metal-binding protein produces MIKGLTITPPVLGRISIGRVIVKDGKRLPAKDDQFTITSQVQNKDGWINHPLDAKLRANSDGKLRQIPVRMLFNDPTLNLRAEYTLFDRQTGRPLCVGDGEQCQRRTNGGVEQLPCPSPDRCPLAQGGACKPYGRLYVNLSEDDELGTFIFRTTGFNSIRTLAARLSYFAAVSGNKLSCLPLQLTLRGKSTTQSYRTPIYFVDLTLRDGVTLKDAVQHARVIDNELSEHGFDQAALEEAAKLGYVNSCFEVDSDGLLDVVEEFYPVETDDISSNQQGNYQNGLATRNVNSIEKGLRQSVTAVS; encoded by the coding sequence ATGATTAAAGGTCTAACTATTACCCCACCAGTTTTAGGTCGTATCAGCATTGGGCGTGTCATTGTAAAAGATGGCAAACGCTTACCTGCTAAAGACGATCAATTCACCATTACCAGCCAAGTTCAAAACAAGGATGGCTGGATCAATCATCCACTTGATGCAAAGCTACGCGCAAATAGTGACGGTAAATTGAGGCAAATACCAGTACGCATGCTGTTTAACGATCCGACACTAAACCTGAGAGCTGAGTACACACTGTTTGATCGACAAACTGGACGACCACTCTGCGTCGGTGACGGTGAGCAGTGTCAACGTCGAACGAATGGTGGCGTTGAGCAATTGCCTTGCCCATCACCTGATCGTTGCCCATTAGCACAAGGCGGTGCTTGTAAGCCGTATGGCAGGCTATACGTTAATCTCAGTGAAGATGATGAGCTAGGAACATTCATCTTTCGCACCACAGGCTTTAATAGTATTAGAACGCTTGCAGCAAGGCTGAGCTACTTTGCTGCGGTATCAGGCAATAAGCTGTCATGTCTACCACTGCAATTAACGCTAAGAGGCAAAAGCACCACGCAAAGCTATCGCACACCGATTTACTTTGTGGACCTGACCTTGCGTGATGGGGTAACACTTAAAGATGCGGTACAACATGCCAGAGTGATTGATAATGAGCTAAGTGAACACGGCTTTGATCAAGCGGCACTAGAGGAAGCAGCAAAGCTTGGTTATGTGAACTCGTGCTTTGAGGTTGATAGCGATGGTCTGCTTGATGTGGTTGAAGAGTTTTATCCAGTAGAAACAGATGACATCAGTAGCAATCAGCAAGGTAATTATCAGAATGGGTTAGCCACTCGTAACGTGAATAGCATTGAGAAAGGATTACGACAAAGCGTGACAGCGGTGAGTTAA
- a CDS encoding lambda-exonuclease family protein, producing MNMIALNNTTTQPRVKRVTVKGKASRIAKPETKGKPAELTLKQNETVGRPTQANTSTTAKRLVNTKNLSREDWLQFRKQGIGSSDAAAACGIHPYLSMLELWMIKTGRMSSDIDESLEGYSPLYWGNTLEPMVAKYYQEHTGNKVRRVNAILQHPDPDKAFILVNLDYAITGCTEAQILECKTAGEHGAKLWKHGVPLYVTCQVQHQLAVTGKQAAHICVLLCGHEAKIYKVERDERLIASIIEHERLFWQYVEADTPPTPDHSESAARALKQLYPTPEPSSKVDLREDDGANKLFEQLLSYRDYMQELEQRHDQVKHQLQSLIQDNEVAVFEKGAISWKRSKDSIGLDSKAVIKAHPELLERFSKTRQGSRRFVILND from the coding sequence ATGAACATGATCGCATTAAACAATACAACTACTCAGCCAAGAGTTAAACGTGTAACCGTTAAGGGCAAAGCATCGCGAATTGCTAAGCCTGAAACCAAGGGTAAACCAGCAGAGCTAACGCTAAAGCAAAATGAAACGGTTGGTAGACCTACTCAAGCAAATACATCAACCACAGCTAAACGTTTGGTCAACACCAAAAACCTAAGTCGTGAAGACTGGCTGCAATTTCGTAAGCAAGGTATTGGCAGCTCGGATGCTGCTGCTGCCTGTGGTATTCATCCTTACCTTTCCATGCTTGAGCTATGGATGATTAAGACAGGACGTATGAGCTCAGATATCGATGAGAGCTTAGAGGGCTACTCACCGCTGTATTGGGGCAATACCCTAGAGCCAATGGTCGCTAAATACTATCAAGAGCATACAGGTAATAAGGTACGCCGCGTAAACGCGATCTTGCAGCATCCTGATCCTGACAAAGCCTTTATTCTGGTGAACTTAGACTATGCTATTACAGGGTGTACAGAGGCGCAGATACTAGAGTGTAAAACTGCTGGTGAACATGGTGCTAAGCTATGGAAGCATGGCGTGCCTTTATATGTCACCTGCCAAGTACAGCACCAGTTGGCAGTCACAGGTAAACAGGCTGCTCATATCTGCGTGCTGCTTTGTGGTCATGAAGCGAAGATTTATAAGGTTGAGCGTGATGAGCGCTTGATTGCATCCATCATCGAACATGAGCGGTTATTCTGGCAGTATGTGGAAGCCGATACCCCGCCAACGCCTGATCATTCTGAATCCGCAGCGAGAGCATTAAAGCAGCTGTATCCAACCCCTGAGCCATCAAGCAAGGTTGATCTGCGAGAGGACGATGGTGCCAATAAGTTATTTGAGCAACTGCTTAGCTACCGTGACTATATGCAAGAGCTAGAGCAGCGTCATGACCAAGTGAAGCATCAGCTGCAAAGCTTAATTCAAGATAATGAGGTCGCAGTGTTCGAGAAAGGGGCTATCTCGTGGAAGCGCTCTAAAGACAGTATTGGCTTGGATAGCAAGGCGGTCATTAAAGCCCATCCGGAATTACTCGAGCGGTTTAGTAAAACCCGTCAAGGCAGCCGTCGATTTGTTATTCTTAATGACTAA
- a CDS encoding DUF932 domain-containing protein: MAHLIESMAYVGDTPWHGLGQELSPKQPIEVWAREAGMDWRIESSDVSYMATNDKGQNLIMPFDNNKVLYRSDNLEPLSVVSQRYQEVQPSEILEFYRDLTEQADFELETAGVLKGGRKFWALARTGQSATLRGGDVSHGYLLLATACDGTLATTAQFTNIRVVCNNTLAISLADGSGGVVKVPHSTTFDADKVKQQLGVSVSQWDDFNYEMKQLTNRRVTQAEAANYLNRVFNDVKDDGLILFNTAKKEKEAVPNARAMNQVMTMFNGQGRGADLDSAKDTAYGLLSAMTEFVDHERRAMSQDHRLDSAWFGAGAKLKDKSLDEALRLIA, encoded by the coding sequence ATGGCACATTTAATCGAATCAATGGCATACGTTGGCGATACCCCTTGGCATGGACTAGGGCAAGAGTTGTCACCCAAGCAGCCTATCGAAGTCTGGGCACGTGAGGCGGGTATGGATTGGCGTATTGAATCATCGGATGTCAGCTACATGGCAACCAATGATAAAGGTCAAAACCTGATCATGCCTTTTGACAATAACAAGGTACTGTATCGCTCTGATAATTTAGAGCCGTTATCAGTAGTCAGTCAACGCTATCAAGAAGTACAACCCAGTGAGATTCTAGAGTTTTATCGGGATCTGACCGAGCAAGCAGACTTTGAGCTGGAAACGGCAGGTGTGTTAAAAGGTGGTCGTAAGTTCTGGGCCCTCGCTCGAACTGGTCAATCAGCAACACTACGTGGCGGCGATGTCAGTCATGGCTATTTGCTATTAGCAACCGCCTGTGATGGGACATTAGCGACCACAGCACAGTTTACTAATATCCGTGTGGTATGTAATAACACCTTAGCGATTAGCTTAGCTGATGGCTCAGGAGGCGTGGTCAAAGTTCCGCATAGTACTACCTTTGATGCCGACAAAGTCAAACAGCAATTAGGCGTATCCGTTAGCCAGTGGGATGACTTTAATTATGAGATGAAGCAGCTCACCAATAGACGAGTAACCCAAGCAGAAGCCGCCAATTATTTAAATCGGGTGTTTAACGATGTCAAAGACGATGGCCTTATTCTGTTTAATACCGCTAAGAAGGAGAAAGAAGCGGTTCCGAATGCTCGCGCCATGAATCAGGTGATGACGATGTTTAACGGTCAAGGACGCGGTGCGGATTTAGATTCTGCTAAAGACACCGCTTATGGCTTACTCTCTGCGATGACAGAGTTTGTCGATCATGAACGCCGTGCCATGTCGCAAGATCATCGCCTTGACTCAGCTTGGTTTGGTGCCGGGGCAAAGCTTAAAGATAAAAGCTTGGATGAAGCGCTGCGCTTAATTGCCTAA
- a CDS encoding inovirus-type Gp2 protein — protein sequence MIIGNDYPYNVFWDDEKTGLFIKLLPNYKKTIKQDYNAWRYQSNQNSKSLEPNIRTLIADHPRLLFVRVDLKYIQEISHHITIRDFDFHMKKLRDAIHNGDTCFKHLLHHAWSLEHGEDNGGFHCHLLLIFDGSKHYKDSYLADQVGQKWREITEGVGYCFILNTKEYKEGLARYGKLGIGMIHRNNMQEVENAVNAALYLTRPDKRDKSYQRLKVSVPNMNTFGQSMLQ from the coding sequence ATGATTATTGGTAACGATTATCCTTACAACGTCTTTTGGGATGATGAAAAAACAGGGCTGTTTATTAAGTTACTACCAAATTATAAAAAGACCATTAAGCAAGATTACAATGCGTGGCGTTATCAAAGTAATCAAAACAGCAAAAGCTTAGAGCCTAATATCAGAACCCTTATCGCAGATCATCCAAGATTGTTGTTTGTGAGAGTGGATTTAAAATACATACAAGAGATCAGTCATCACATTACTATCCGTGATTTTGACTTTCATATGAAAAAGTTAAGAGATGCCATTCATAATGGCGATACTTGTTTTAAGCATTTACTTCACCATGCTTGGTCATTAGAACATGGTGAAGACAATGGTGGCTTTCACTGTCATCTGCTATTGATCTTTGATGGTTCAAAACATTACAAGGACAGTTATTTGGCTGATCAAGTTGGACAAAAATGGCGAGAGATTACTGAGGGCGTTGGCTACTGCTTTATCTTAAATACTAAAGAATATAAGGAAGGTCTTGCACGCTACGGCAAACTTGGTATCGGGATGATCCATCGTAACAACATGCAAGAAGTCGAGAATGCGGTTAATGCTGCTTTGTATTTAACCCGTCCTGATAAGCGTGATAAAAGTTATCAACGTCTTAAGGTGTCTGTACCCAACATGAATACCTTTGGGCAAAGCATGCTTCAATAG
- a CDS encoding LD-carboxypeptidase: MSNTFFELNRRQFLRHIGVGVSASLLASQSMVSAWADEDLLGNNTAAFTKDELPIVTVSENSSYQQVAQTNQCIAASIDTRLFASSNVGSNEARNKVALQRVACAGFKVQNPEVVSRQYLRFAGTDTRRASDLQNIATGAIKAPKLLLGVRGGYGASRILPLIDWTTLGRVMKERGTILAGFSDVTAIQCALLAKGGMSSLAAPMLYSEFGKNNPDQLSCRNFVEALSNPRLTIDINSAELTNPKLPTILANKETQTITGTIWGGNLSVVSALTGSEYLPRIDGGIVFLEDVGEQTYRIERMLYELYLAGVFKNQQAIVFGAFSGTGEDSYDKRFDVATVVHQLHKLTGLPIYNGMRFGHIAQKASFPLGATCQIRANLTGGYQLSFLDYPTINASAINVEGLWA, from the coding sequence ATGAGCAATACCTTTTTTGAGCTTAATCGTCGACAGTTCTTGCGGCACATAGGAGTAGGGGTAAGCGCCAGTTTGCTGGCTAGTCAAAGTATGGTCAGTGCTTGGGCGGACGAGGATTTATTAGGCAATAATACTGCCGCGTTTACTAAAGATGAGCTGCCAATCGTTACGGTAAGTGAAAATTCAAGCTATCAGCAAGTTGCTCAGACTAACCAATGTATTGCTGCTAGTATTGATACTAGGCTATTTGCAAGCTCCAATGTCGGTAGTAATGAGGCTCGTAATAAAGTTGCCTTGCAGCGGGTGGCCTGCGCTGGATTTAAAGTACAAAACCCTGAGGTAGTCAGCCGCCAGTATTTGCGCTTTGCAGGTACCGATACGCGGCGGGCAAGCGACTTACAAAATATCGCTACCGGCGCGATCAAAGCGCCTAAGCTACTGCTCGGAGTGCGCGGCGGTTATGGGGCCTCGCGCATATTACCATTGATTGACTGGACGACGCTTGGTCGTGTTATGAAAGAGCGCGGCACTATATTGGCAGGCTTCAGTGATGTCACGGCTATTCAATGTGCGTTACTTGCCAAAGGGGGCATGAGCTCGCTTGCCGCCCCTATGCTGTATAGCGAGTTTGGTAAAAATAATCCTGATCAACTCAGCTGTCGCAATTTTGTAGAAGCGCTCAGCAATCCTCGCCTGACTATCGATATTAATAGTGCTGAATTAACCAATCCCAAACTGCCTACTATCTTGGCCAATAAAGAAACGCAAACGATAACGGGCACCATCTGGGGTGGCAATCTCAGCGTCGTTTCTGCTTTGACTGGAAGTGAGTATCTACCCCGTATCGATGGCGGTATTGTGTTTTTAGAGGATGTTGGCGAGCAGACTTATCGTATCGAGCGCATGCTTTATGAGTTGTATCTAGCAGGGGTGTTTAAAAATCAACAAGCGATAGTGTTTGGCGCGTTTTCTGGTACGGGTGAGGACAGCTATGACAAGCGTTTTGATGTGGCAACCGTAGTTCATCAGCTGCATAAGCTCACTGGGCTACCGATTTATAACGGTATGCGCTTCGGCCATATCGCCCAAAAGGCAAGCTTCCCGTTGGGAGCGACTTGTCAGATCCGTGCTAATTTGACTGGCGGCTATCAGTTAAGCTTTTTGGACTATCCGACTATTAATGCTAGTGCTATTAATGTTGAGGGGTTGTGGGCTTAG
- a CDS encoding YkvA family protein has translation MSDKDKPQDEKGLIDSIKLIVSKEDKINDQLENGRGLERYAKDLLLLVSLVKDYYQGHYRDIPYKTISAAVVGLLYVINPIDIIPDFIPFIGQVDDALVLGFCLKLIEKDLLKYKKWKDKQSETTKDKTKTTKKSSKSDTDEEEKSAEVKDKENNNSNDGKQKA, from the coding sequence ATGAGTGATAAAGACAAACCACAAGATGAAAAAGGTCTGATCGACAGTATTAAACTGATTGTCAGTAAAGAGGATAAAATAAACGATCAGCTGGAGAATGGCCGCGGACTTGAGCGCTACGCGAAGGACTTATTACTGCTAGTAAGCTTAGTCAAAGACTATTATCAGGGTCATTATCGCGATATTCCTTATAAGACCATCTCAGCGGCGGTAGTCGGTTTATTGTACGTGATAAATCCTATTGATATCATTCCAGACTTTATCCCATTTATTGGCCAAGTGGATGACGCCTTAGTATTAGGCTTTTGTCTCAAGCTAATAGAAAAAGACTTATTAAAATACAAAAAATGGAAAGACAAGCAGTCAGAGACGACCAAGGATAAAACAAAAACTACGAAAAAAAGCTCAAAATCAGACACGGACGAGGAAGAAAAAAGCGCAGAGGTAAAAGATAAAGAAAATAATAACAGCAATGATGGCAAACAAAAAGCTTAA
- the dnaQ gene encoding DNA polymerase III subunit epsilon — MSDYPSIRPNSLTAKSADLLAAKANTTIAFTDGACKGNPGAGGWGAHLIFSDGHTQDLYGGEAMTTNNRMELMGAIKALEHSPIETTLEIWTDSSYVQKGITDWIEGWKKRGWKTASKKPVANQDLWQQLDTLRQHRNVEWHWVKGHAGHAGNEKADELANLGVTASSEPSSTVTISQTHTDTDKKKALASAPVNNAAINKVDKDDWLSFDPLGLDEFDDVEDIEDIEDIEDEEINEVADKDQPPNFVSNTTTGHAMTDDTTLQHSAAQEADLPKFDGDTSRANPYFQPLLPKPIHKGESNRQLIMDTETTGLDALKGDRVIEVGIVELVGRKFTGEKLHVYINPQRGMDEEVIRIHGISEAFLADKPTFDKVAQALYDFMDGAEIIAHNASFDMNFLNMEFAKVGLNDFAERVQVTDSLLMAKQQYPGQKNTLDALVRRLDVGKQDRTFHGALLDSEILAEVYLAMTGGQVSLAIEEDSISEDGQTTHANFANLAALLLESSKDEQANQDWFTNLAADYPVMSDSLAHW, encoded by the coding sequence ATGTCCGATTATCCTTCTATCCGCCCTAACTCTCTCACCGCCAAATCAGCTGACCTGTTGGCAGCTAAAGCTAATACTACTATCGCTTTTACTGACGGCGCTTGTAAAGGCAATCCTGGCGCAGGTGGTTGGGGCGCGCATCTTATCTTTAGTGATGGACACACGCAGGATTTGTATGGCGGTGAAGCCATGACTACCAATAACCGTATGGAATTGATGGGCGCGATAAAAGCTTTAGAGCACAGTCCGATTGAGACAACTTTAGAGATTTGGACCGACTCAAGCTATGTACAAAAAGGCATTACTGATTGGATTGAGGGCTGGAAAAAACGCGGCTGGAAAACAGCGAGCAAAAAACCAGTCGCTAATCAAGATCTTTGGCAACAGCTAGATACTCTGCGCCAACATCGTAATGTAGAATGGCACTGGGTCAAAGGTCACGCAGGTCACGCGGGTAACGAAAAAGCCGATGAGCTGGCCAATCTTGGAGTCACAGCTAGTAGCGAGCCCTCCTCTACGGTTACTATCAGCCAAACACATACTGATACTGATAAAAAAAAAGCGCTTGCTAGCGCGCCAGTAAATAATGCAGCTATTAATAAGGTTGATAAAGACGATTGGCTGAGCTTTGATCCTTTAGGTCTGGATGAATTTGACGATGTTGAAGATATTGAAGATATTGAAGATATTGAGGATGAAGAGATCAATGAAGTGGCAGATAAAGATCAACCACCTAACTTTGTAAGTAACACGACTACAGGCCATGCTATGACTGATGATACTACTTTGCAGCACTCTGCCGCTCAAGAAGCTGATTTACCAAAATTCGATGGTGATACTAGCCGTGCCAATCCGTATTTTCAGCCGTTACTGCCAAAGCCTATTCACAAAGGTGAGAGTAATCGTCAGCTAATTATGGATACCGAGACTACCGGACTTGACGCGCTAAAAGGCGATAGAGTGATAGAGGTCGGTATCGTAGAGCTAGTCGGTCGTAAGTTTACTGGTGAGAAGCTGCATGTCTATATCAATCCGCAGCGCGGGATGGATGAAGAGGTCATTCGTATTCACGGTATCTCTGAGGCTTTTTTGGCAGATAAACCGACCTTTGATAAAGTGGCACAAGCGCTTTATGATTTTATGGATGGTGCTGAGATTATCGCTCACAATGCTTCGTTTGATATGAACTTTTTGAACATGGAATTTGCTAAAGTTGGCCTGAACGATTTTGCTGAGCGAGTGCAAGTCACTGACTCCCTACTCATGGCAAAACAGCAATATCCGGGGCAAAAAAACACTCTTGATGCGCTAGTTCGCCGCTTAGATGTCGGTAAGCAAGACCGTACTTTTCATGGCGCTTTACTGGATTCGGAGATTTTGGCTGAAGTCTATTTGGCGATGACCGGTGGTCAGGTGTCATTAGCGATTGAAGAGGATAGTATCAGCGAGGATGGTCAAACCACTCATGCCAACTTTGCTAACCTAGCGGCACTACTATTAGAGTCTAGTAAAGATGAGCAGGCCAATCAAGATTGGTTTACTAACCTTGCCGCTGATTATCCAGTAATGAGCGACAGTCTAGCTCATTGGTAA